The Pseudorasbora parva isolate DD20220531a chromosome 19, ASM2467924v1, whole genome shotgun sequence genomic sequence CTAAGCAAATATTGGTTGTCATGACCTTTCTGCAGAATCCAGCCTGGAATTAGATTTAATTTAGTTTGCATTTCACACATTACATGATGCACCAAAGCAGTTTtacttaaagtgcccctattttgctatttttaagactgctaattttgttttggaggtcaACTACAACAAGTTTACATacataaaaggtaaaaaaaaaaaaaaaaacagtttaattttttcataatatacattgcacatcaccaccACCAATGGTTCTCAAACGACTCATATGgatgaatcagtctctctaaatccctcctttctgTGAgcttactctgctctgattggccagatggcccagtctgttatGATTGGTCCGGAAGCAAAACAGCCATTACCATAACTGAACTCCAGCTCCTATAGGCTTCCTTAGGCTCAGCAATTGTATATAGTGTGAAGACACTAATGATGGCATTGATTTTACCATAATCTGTGCGCGAGTCAGATGATGAAACATTGGATGTCATCACAAGAACAACTTGAGTAGGTTATTTCTCCATTTTGAGGTATGTTATATGTTACAACtttaattcctcaccatcagcattaacaagtgtATGCGTTACTCGCATCACTTACATTGGCGATCGCCAGCGtaacgtgatttcagcagtttggcacgtgaattaatacactgattcataaccgctctaatctttatttgaggattaaaaaacaaacccagaagagaagacaatgctgaataaagttgtagtttgttatttttggatcaaaatgtatttggtgcttcaagagattcaagtaactgatgtcacatatggactactttgatgatgtttataTTACCTTTCTAGACATGGACAGCACAGCATGCATACGCTCTTAGACTAAATAGAAAATAtcctaaactgtgttctgaagatgaacagaggtcttatgggtgtggaatgacattaggaaaagtcattaatgacaaattttatttttgggtgaactaaccctttaaagttccCAAAACAATTCTTACTCCATCCTTTATCTTTTATCAAAGTGAGAACAGACAATCCGTATTAATAGAAagttttaggtaatagtggCCCACAGCTGATTTGCAGTCAGTAATAGCTGGTTAGCCAGAAACGTACAATATGAAATACAAAACTACATATTTTGAACAGCCAGAAGAAAGGTAGACATTAGATACGTACAGGTTGTGCTTATGATGAGCAAGCTGGTTCAAGTAGACTTTAATAGGCACTGTTAAGATATagacttaaataaaaaaaagcttaagTGGGCAAGACTAAGTATTAACCGAAGTCACAATTTTTGCACTAACATAGTAAAATCCAAGTTGTTCTTAGACAGctcttcttgctgtgtaaattTGTTTGCATTCCTAATAGTCGATTTCTGCATAAGTGAAAGCAGTGAGCTTCTCAAGTGAAAGTTACTGGTCCCCaacatgtgattggctgttcactactgatgtcacagcCAAACCTGAGTTAACAGAAAGCAGATGAGCAGCATCACAAGACAAACACCTGAATTGTTTGGTTTCAAGTTGAGAGCGAGCCAATCCCGTAAGCCTGAGGTCACAAAGCTACcgtcatggtacaggccccaggttAGCAACTGGAGCTTGGCAAAGTTCAGGCTTGTGCAGAAATTGGTTTAGTTCAACACAAGCTCAACTTTGAACTTAGACCAAGAACAGTCACAAAAGAGCAGACTCTGAAAACAGACACTGAGTTTAAGAAGTTTATTAAACCACTAGAGTCACACGACCAGGTTAACTTCTCCACTAGACACCACAGTTTGCCCACTAGAGACGGTCTTGATGTTGGCATCTCTCCCTGGAAAAGCAGTGGTAGAATAATGAGGggcatttataaaataaataaaaaaataaatatattcctgAAAGTTTATTGAAAGCACTCACGTTTCCTAGTGCAGCTTTGCTCACAGGAGCCAGAAGAGGGATGGCACACTGCTGTACTACAGTGGATGAAGATCTAACAGGGTGAGAAAGGGTTAAGCCACAGAAATAAAAACTAAAGTTAAGGGGTTAAGGCAAGGCTGAGGATCATACGGTTTCTTGCAGAGGAGCCAGTGATGCTGGATCCACAAATGTGAACATCTTTACAGCAAAGCGCTTGTAGTGGGTTGGGAACTGAAGACCAGAAGATTCAGGCACAGGAACCAGTGTGGTCAGGTAACGGTCATCCTGGTAAGGGCATCTGAACGGCAAAGAGGCAGTCAGAAATGCCTTGCAGCACACTAGATGGAAAAAGACGGCCTTACTCACCCATCGACCAGAAGGTCCCACTGGGGTAGACTGAGTGGACTGGGGGTTGATGTCGCCCAGCAGCGTCCCAGCATTAGGACAATGTTGGGGTCAGTCCTCTCCAAAATATGCACCTCAACAAACACAGGCTCCCGTAGGACTTTTGTGACTGGATAATCAGCATCACTGTAGTAGGATGTGTAAGCCTCATCCCCTGAGGAAGAAAACCAGCTGTTAACCAGAAACTGCTGCAACCTGGAGTTTCAGAAAATACTTCTATATACTTGGGACAGACACTTACCTTCTGCACAGCCTTTGGTGACACATTGACCATTTGCCAGTCTAAGCTCCACCCTGAGGGGTCCAGGAGCAGCTACTGGTGACGGTGCAGGAACAGTGTTGACCTCCACAACCAGAGCTTCCACAGAAGTAGCGGAGTACCTACACTGGAAGAGAAGCCTGGACAACAAACAGTGAGCTTAGCATTTATTAAGGATTAacaaaatatacattatatatataaaaaaaaaacctactcaaaatggctgtcccttgtgATGGAACCAAGTGGTCCAACAGCCACTTCATATGAGGAGGTCATTCTGTTCtcatacaccacatatccaCTGTCCTCCTGCAAATAGTAAATGTTGGCATCCAGTCCATTCGAAGCCATGCAGAACAGAACCACAAGCAGCTACTCACAATCATGTTCGTACCACATGCAGTGACAGGGAACTGGTATATAGCAAAGGAAGGTGtggatcccacaggactgcaagCTGGGTCACTTCCACCCAGGAGATGGACTGAATCCAGGCTCAAGCGAGGTAGGGTAACATCTCTAGCCACCACTACCACAAACTGACCATCTCTTATACACTGAACAGTCACTGGAACAAGGTACAAGAGCAGGCTATTGTGGAGCAGCAGTTTAACATGAACACCTTTACACTGACTGAAAACTCTTACCTGCCTTCCCATAGAAACACTGCTGTCCGTTAAAACAGCAGTTGATAGCTTGACACTCAGCACCACTGATACCAGGTGGGCCACACTGGATCTGCTCATAATCAGCTACAGCACATTTGTCAAAGggctctgcctgcgccactgGCTGCTTAGGCAACTTTtgactagcttgctgttgaaccTGCTGAGGAAactgttgactagcttgttgAACTGGCTGTTGAAGCCACCGGTCAGTTTTCTGTAACATCAGAGTTTGAGGATTCTGGGGCAGATTACTCCACTGTGGAACTGCATGACAGAAAGTAAAAACCCACACACAAAGTGTCAGCAATTGACCAGCACACCAACTTCCTGCCATTGTTCAACAGCTAGTCACACTGTTTAGATGCTGCGCTTTGGTCTTTTTGTATTCTACAGATTTTGGCTAATTTACGATAATCCCTCCCCTTTTCATTAACAGTCATGATTCTCCAGACTTGCACAAATGGGAGCTCATGCTACTAGAAGATTATCATTGGTTCTCAAAATTAAACacgtgatgttttttttattccaattaTGGCCTGTTTCAATAAGTAGATTCaagtttaaaaatattatttaatcagGTAAAGCTTTAAGCATAAAAGGTTCATAGGTGTAGGACTCATCACTCtgacatattaaataaataccaTTCAGTGTCTATTTCAATTTGCAGTAGCTGTTTCCTCAGTCTAATGCTCTTTTCACATAATGTAATCTAATCCAACCAGTTACATTTGCGAATTAGGAtaatttaattcaaattaaaattttaCTAAGGCCAACAGCAATGACGATTTTCTTTTGCTTTGCAATTTCCAGTCAAATTATTTAAAGATTCTTAAATCAGTGTACATGTTCTAGGACTACTTAAATTTATTTCCtggaacttattttttttcttccttttcatATTTTGCAAATTATTTGGGCAATAGGGTAAGAACAATTACTCAGTAAGAAACGCATTTGTGCAGCATGAATGAACGAAGTATTTTAACACCACTGGTGCTTTAAAAAGGGGGAGGAGAGCAAAAGAAACTCTGGGTTTACGAAGAAAACCTGCTTCATACCAGGTTAGGTTCGCAGagtaaagccctattcggacgggattaggttaacatggggacgtgggggtaaagtaattttacctcaggacatctgtaatattaatgggaaattcacacgggataagacatctcagcaAGACTAGCAGAAGTgcgaggagtaactcgctttacgcaccacAGTTACCTCCTTGTCGTCATGTGCATATGATGTTGCTGTTTTCACatgaacaaacacacaacatgagTGACAGTATGAACTCtgtctcatatatatatatatatatatatatatatatatatgttttataaaacagttaggtccagtcttacgattctgattggattggtTTGTAAAAGACACTTTCCTTGAGCtaaaataagtgcttttgatctttttgctttaaatgatatgcggaaaatactggaccATTGCTACCAagttgtcccaccacctacaacgcaaccgaatgcttcaagcgcctccaagcttgcaaaatgcgcttttttaacttttaaacaggaaatgagggaattttaccatacatttttacagcgggtCTATTTGAACGGGAATAAGTATTACCCAAGGtaatttttccggacctttttacagaaattAAAAGTATCGGTAATCTTCACTGACATTGTCCATAATGATTAcagagatggcacattcggacgggacttaaatcacagagaacctctggtaataattactttacccccacacccttatgttaatctaatcccgtctGAATAGGGCTTAAATTACCTCTCTTTCAGAAACGTGCTTGACTTACCCTGTTTTTGGGGGTTAAACATACCTCCCATTCTGAAACAGAAAACATAGAGTTCACCTCATTTCAAGGTTAACATACTCAGAGTTTTCACTTAACATCCTTTCTGAAAGAGCCCCAGACTGCATAATGTTCAAACTCATCAGATCACTGCTCTATGGCAGAGGAAATGGTTGAGGAGACACTAGGAGCAAGCTGCAAAGGAAGTcggaggtaaataaataattgtgtaatGTGATGCTGTTGCGGCTAGCCGAGCAAATGTTTgtgctttttttctgtttgatataattgtaaatatatctattaaaataccgATATTTaggtctataactcctccctgaacctgcTGCCTCCCTTATTGGCTGTAGgtcattttcagtcagaacacatTTCACTCAGCAGGTTTTGAATCCCAAAACCTGTCAGCGGAAAAAGTGTAGCACCCacacctctcgcagttcaaaatgcttacgctacATCTGACGACACTGCACACCAGTTACGCTTGTCAGGCATAGCTTAAGCTTTTTGAACGGCGAGAAGCGCGGGCACTACGCTTTTCCCCAGAATTCAATATGGAAGGCGATTAGCCGAAAGctagataatttactttataacattttaaatatggagatatttcttacacaaatgcatcaattagcttcagaaggtctttataaaccccccagagccgtgtggatacgttttatgatggatatagatgcacttttatggacagtcaatgccattataaagcttggaagagccaggacaatttttaaataactctgattttattcgtctgaaagaagaatgtcatatacacctaggataacttgaggatgagtaaatcatgggctaattttcattttttgggtgaaataaccctttaatgtgACAAATCATGGACAAATATCATAGAAGACTAGAATggataaacccagcctgatctgcccgCAATTTGATTTCACCCAACagctcaggctggaaaactgTTCATACTTTTAACTTGCTTCTGTTACAAATTTGcggggaccaatcacaaaccgGCTAATCCACCTGCCGAGCTATAGGTGACAGATAAAGAAGCGATGAATCGTTGGTCTGatttggttgaaggactatctaattgtgtacagagtcatttgaactatgcccctTGATCAGatctcttgtggtctgattggtttaaGGACAATCCAATTTCATACAGTCATTTGAACTCTCCTGTTGATCACACCTTTGGGCAGTAAAaacacagagcagactccccagaccaatgttcagtcttaaagggatcccctggtgttgagacttgtatggcttaatataacataaatgatgtctcttactgaattatgtagtagaaaacccatgaaagatctacgttattttaaaaatcgattttatatttggaccatgggcggcgccattttgtttgcgttctaggttgatgacgtagagtggttgaactcctcaatcagctggcattacccgtagctatttttaccacaacgcaactcgaaaattgtttcagagttaaacaaaaccaatgaattcctttgtaattatacttaaaacacactcaaacatacatgtgcacacaaactcacctacacaagtcacaaacagatcggcgggcgcgcacacgacaggctctgtctcaatcgagatgttgggttgctcagtctccacgacaggggctgaatctgaaatcgaccctatacccttaaatagggcattatttgaagggacggacatttgtagtcttgtccgacaccatagtggacatgttcgagtgcagtcattcagtctcacgttccaccgcaataactagtgtaaagccgatttacaaacagctgtccgacttcacgcactcaaacatacatgtgcacacaaactctctctctcacacagactcacacacaccccaacagattggcgcgaacacacacacacacaccccaacagatcggcgcgaacacacacacacacaccccaacagatcggcgcgaacacacacacacaccccaacagatcggcgcgaacacacacagtgcgtgcgcgcatacataaccctcaatctattcccgtgttgatatcctgttcaacacatcctgttccctagatagactgttgatagtagattaactataatgcctaatgtgaccagcagagggaaatatctaggtaggacgatgggataaagtaacgtgaggaagagaggcaggatgttttggtgatgatgcatgcgattgagacagagcagtctgtcagaggtgtgtgtgtgcgcgcccgccgatctgtttgtgacttgtgtaggtgagtttgtgtgcacatgtatgtttgagtgtgttttaagtacaattacaaagcaattcatttgttttgtttaactctgaaacaattttcgagttgcgttgtggtaaaaatagctacgggtaacgccagctgattgaggagttcaaccactctacgtcatcaacctagaacgcaaacaaaatggcgccgcccatggtccaaatataaaatcgattttttaaataacgtagatctttcatgggttttctaccacataattcagtaagagacatcatttatgttatattaagccatacaagtctcaacaccatgggatccctttaagagattgagcttggtctggtgatagcctgACAAATAGAAGACCCCTTTTGAAGCATTTATTTCgcaaatataatatacaacatATTTAGCTTTCAAATAGCATTGTAAAAATGGCCAAAAGTGACCAGAGGTACTGGGTATGCTTAAGTATTAGTACAGGCAGTTTTGTTAGTCCAGCCATAAAGGCACAAACACCAAAACAGACAAGTTGAACATCCAATTTGATATTAAGAACAGTGGCCCAGGAACCTATACCAAAGCCAGTATAGCTAGCCAGATGTTTAAGCTTAATGTTTGCCAGTCCTGGGTTTTTAAGTGCCATTAAAGTGGTCTGGCTGTTAGCAGTGTTCATCTTCATAGCAACTTATGCTCTACAGCTAATGCACTCTGGAGCAGGTTATTCTGGAGAAGACCTCAAATTAAATTTGGACCAATCATTTGTGAGAAAGTCACACCTCTATTGCAAAAAATTTAAGCCTCAAGTTTCTAGTACAGATTAATGGTCACTACTTGGCAAATGGTGCTTAGACTAAAGTGTCTGGCTTTTCAAATTTAGATATTACTAATTATGCCCTTAATCAATTacatacaatttaaaatcaCTGTTAAAATAGACTatacaaaaatttaaattcataCAAATGAGCTTAAAAGCAATAAAAAAAGTGACCACAGGTGAGCTTAAGTGGTCAAGACTAAGTATACAAGTCATAAATTTACTTGCACTAACAGCAAGATGTATCTTTAAGTTGTCCTTAGACAGCTCCTTTCTTGCtgtttaaattcttaatattaGTCATGTGTTCTGCAGGAGAGACAATAAGCGCACTTCTTTCACAACATGTGATTGGTTGTTCACTACTGATGTCAGTCAAACTCAGAGTCAAAGCCCAAGTTGACAGAAAGCAGCGTCACAGGACCAACAATGCTGGAATTGATTTGCTCGTCTCAACTTGAAACCAATCCCATAACCCTGAGTTTGCAAAGCTACCATCAAGTACAGACCCCAGATTAGAAACTGGAGCTTGGCAAAGTTCAGGCTTGGGCACAAACTGGTTTATTTcaagatgaacacaactttGGGAGAAAGATAAATGGTTTAGTAATCTGGCCTAAAATCAAACCTAGAACAGTCACAAATAAGCAGACTCTGAAAACAGACACCGAGTTAAGAAGTTTATTAAACCACTAGTCACATGACCAGATTAACTTCTCCACTAGACACCACAGTTTGCCCACTAGAGACGGTCTTGATGTTAGCATCTCTCCCTGGAAAAGCAGTGGTAGAATCATGaggcattaataaaaaaaataaaattctcaTGGTTCCTGAAAGTTTATAGAAAGCACTCACTTTTCCTAGTGCAGCTTTGCTCACAGGAGCCAGAAGAGGGATGGCACACTGCTGTACTACAGTGGATGAAGATCTAACATAGGGTGAGAAAGGGTTAAGCCACAGAAATAAAAACTGAAGTTAAGGGGTTAAGGCAAGGCTGAGGATCATACGGTTTCTTGCAGAGGAGCCAGTGATGCTGGATCCACAAATGTGAACATCTTTACAGCAAAGCGCTTGTAGTGGGTTGGGAACTGAAGACCAGAAGATCCAGGCACAGGAACCAGTGTGGTCAGGTAACGGTCATCCTGGTAAGGGCATCTGAACGGCAAAGAGGCAGTCAGAAATGCCTTGCAGCACACTAGATGGAGAAAGACAGCCTTACTCACCCGTCAACCAGAAGGTCCCACTGGGGTAGACTGAGTGGACTGGGGGTTGATGTCGCCCAGCAGCGTCCCAGCATTAGGACAATGTTGGGGTCGGTCCTCTCCAAAATATGCACCTCAACAAACACAGGCTCCCGTAGGACTTTAGTGACTGGATAATCAGCATCACTGTAGTAGGATGTGTATGCCTCATCCCCTGAGGAAGAAAACCAGCAGTTAACCAGAAACTGCTGCAACCAGGAGTTTTAGAAAATACTTCTGCATACTTGGGACAGACACTTACCTTCTGCACAGCCTTTGGTGACACATTGACCATTTGCCAGTCTAAGCTCCACCCTGAGGGGTCCAGGAGCAGCTACTGGTGGCGGTGCAGGAACAGTGTTGACCTCCACAACCAGAGCTTCCACAGAAGTAGCGGAGTACCTACACTGGAAAAGAAGCCTGGACAACAAACAGTGAGCTTAGCATTTAAGGATTAACAAtttatgctaaaaaaaaaaaaaaaacccactcaaaatggctgtcccttgtgATGGAACCAAGTGGTCCAACACCCACTTCATACGAGGACATCATTCTGTTCtcatacaccacatatccaCTGTCCTCCTGCAAATAGTAAATGTTGGCATCCAGTCCAGTCGAAGCCATGCAGAACAGAACCACAAGCAGCTACTCACAATCATGCTCGTACCACATGCAGTGACAGGGAACTGGTATATAGCAAAGGAAGGTGtggatcccacaggactgcaagCTGGGTCACTTCCACCCAGGAGATGGACTGAATCCAGGCTCAAGCGAGGTAGGGTAACATCTCTAGCCACCACTACCACAAACTGACCATCTCTTATACACTGAACAGTCACTGGAACAAGGTATAAGAGCAGGCTATTGCAGAGCAGCAGTTTAACATGAACACCTTTACATTGACTGAACACTCTTACCTGCCTTCCCATAGAAACACTGCTGTCCGTTAAAACAGCAGTTGATAGCTTGACACTCAGCACCACTGATACCAGGTGGGCCACACTGGATCTGCTCAAAATCAGCTACAGCACATTTGTCGAGGggctctgcctgcgccactgGCTGCTTAGGCTGAAACTGCTGAGGAAACTTTtgactagcttgctgttgaaccTGCTGAGGAAactgttgactagcttgttgAACTGGCTGTTGAAGCCACCGGTCAGTTTTCTGTAACATCAGAGTTTGAGGATTCTGGGGCAGATTACTCCACTGTGGAACTGCATGACAGAAAGTAAAAACCCACACACAAAGTGTCAGCAATTGACCAGCACACCAACTTCCTGCCATTGTTCAACAGCTAGTCACACTGTTTAGATGCTGTGGTCTTTTAGTATTCTACAGATTTTGGCTAATTTACGATAATCCCTCCCTCTTCATTAACAGTCATGATTCTCCAGACTTGCCCAAATGGGAGCTCATGCTACCAGAAGATTCTCATTGATTGAAAAAATTAAACACGTGACGTTTTTTTTAATTCCAGTTATGGCCTGTTTCAATAAGGAGTTTcaagtataaaaatattatttaatcagGTAAAGCTTTAAGCATAAAAGGTTCGTAAAAGGTTTGTAATTtccagtcaaaatatctaaagatTCTTAAATCAGTGTACATGTTCTAGGACTACCTAAGAAAAATTACAtaagtatttaaataaaaaaaataaaaaaatactcagtaagaaaagcatttgtgCAGCATGAATGAACGAAGTATTTAAACACCACTGGTGCTTTAAAGAGGGGGAGGAGAGCAAAAGAAACTGTGGGTTTACGATAAAAACCTGCTTCAGACCAGGTTAGGTTCACAGAGgaaactcgctttacgcaccacTGTAATCTTGTTGTTGTCATATGCGTATGACATTGCTGTTATCAcatgagcaaacacacaacatgatatatatatatatatatatatatagcttttttttaaaataatggaAACAGGAAATGAgggaattttaccatacatttacCATACAGCTGGTCTATTTGAACAGGACTAGTATTACCCGAGGtaatttttccggacctttttacagaagttaAAAGTCTCTGTAATCTtcactgacattgtccgtaatgattacagagatggcacattcggacgggacttaaatcacagagaacctctggtaataattactttacccccacacCCTTATGTTGATCTAATCCCGTCTGAAGagggcttaaagggttagttcacccaaaaatgaaattgatgtcattaatgactcaccctaatgtcgttccacacccgtaagacctcagaGAGGTCAGAGAGGCCCGTgagaatcattgatcgattcactgattcatggccattttaatctttatttgagaaacacggaagagaagacaatgctgaataattaggggttcaagcacgaagtgctgaaaccctattgtaattgtactgatttttattattaggggttcaagcatgaaatgctgaaaccctattgtaattgtactgatttttattattattattattctgccgtaaaactcatcgtgcagaccaaaccgtaaatgctagagacttcaaactttgtcaataggtagtccaaaaatcgaggagaggttatcaaattatgagccagattggccaataggtggcgctacagcaaccaaaaacgcgaaatggctcataactcctaaaccgttcgtcctaagggtcaagtgtcttatatcattggaaagctgagaccatgacgaacaaaacgtatatctccgatttaatttccggtatgcaaatttttccgccattttgaattttgtcaaaaacctacttttgcgaactagtccctggttttttgatatatcagaaccaaaccagtgccaaaatgttctctctagtctgaatatcaataattatcaaaaaaaaggtgaaattttgactcaggaacgaaaaggggcgtggaaatgtacatttaaggcggagcctattttactaaagaggctataactccagcaagaaatgagatatcttcaccaaacttggtacacacgtttatgggctcagtctttggtcacgataaaaaaatcgcgatgattggccacttggtggcgctataacatggaaaaaacacaaaaagggctataaccacgcgaccgctagtccgattgactggaaaattggtatgcaatgtcttggcccaaggtaccatgtctgtctatgagaacattggcgtatctcaaaaaacatggccgccattggccaatgaaatttgagcacctattagacagggttaacagAAGTcaatcggaacgaaactcagtgggcatgtttaactcatggtcctagaggtctgtaagaattttgaaagaaatcggccactagttggcgctaacgagttttatggctctgcaataaCGTGGCGTTGcccacatcggcaaaatatgcatatcatatgatagatctcctcatgttgaacaactttgcctctagaaccattgctgtcaatcaaatcattaaataaatatttgcaattatgttaaaaacctacttttgcgaactagtccctgtttttttgcccaatcagaaccaaaccagtctaggacaattctctggactctctagatcaataattattaaaaaaaaggtaattttttgcatttggatggctataacagggccatttagaaaagaggcgtggcaaaatacactcaaaagcctataaatcctaaggggaaactcaaaacttcacgaaaattgttgggtatatgtggcataacatgttgaagacacatgcaaagttttatggagatcggagtatagggggcgctataagtgttaaaaagctttgaaaaccatgtattccctatggtgaatctctgtaatcaggtggggttaaaacagccacataatatgcatatattatgatagatcttctcatactgaacaactttgcctccataaccaatactgtcaatcaaatctttatttaaatattcacaattatgttaaaaacct encodes the following:
- the LOC137047998 gene encoding zona pellucida sperm-binding protein 4-like codes for the protein MAGSWCAGQLLTLCVWVFTFCHAVPQWSNLPQNPQTLMLQKTDRWLQQPVQQASQQFPQQVQQQASQKLPKQPVAQAEPFDKCAVADYEQIQCGPPGISGAECQAINCCFNGQQCFYGKAVTVQCIRDGQFVVVVARDVTLPRLSLDSVHLLGGSDPACSPVGSTPSFAIYQFPVTACGTNMIEDSGYVVYENRMTSSYEVAVGPLGSITRDSHFELLFQCRYSATSVEALVVEVNTVPAPSPVAAPGPLRVELRLANGQCVTKGCAEGDEAYTSYYSDADYPVTKVLREPVFVEVHILERTDPNIVLMLGRCWATSTPSPLSLPQWDLLVDGCPYQDDRYLTTLVPVPESSGLQFPTHYKRFAVKMFTFVDPASLAPLQETIFIHCSTAVCHPSSGSCEQSCTRKRRDANIKTVSSGQTVVSSGEVNLVV
- the LOC137047997 gene encoding zona pellucida sperm-binding protein 4-like, which gives rise to MAGSWCAGQLLTLCVWVFTFCHAVPQWSNLPQNPQTLMLQKTDRWLQQPVQQASQQFPQQVQQQASQKFPQQFQPKQPVAQAEPLDKCAVADFEQIQCGPPGISGAECQAINCCFNGQQCFYGKAVTVQCIRDGQFVVVVARDVTLPRLSLDSVHLLGGSDPACSPVGSTPSFAIYQFPVTACGTSMIEDSGYVVYENRMMSSYEVGVGPLGSITRDSHFELLFQCRYSATSVEALVVEVNTVPAPPPVAAPGPLRVELRLANGQCVTKGCAEGDEAYTSYYSDADYPVTKVLREPVFVEVHILERTDPNIVLMLGRCWATSTPSPLSLPQWDLLVDGCPYQDDRYLTTLVPVPGSSGLQFPTHYKRFAVKMFTFVDPASLAPLQETIFIHCSTAVCHPSSGSCEQSCTRKRRDANIKTVSSGQTVVSSGEVNLVM